The stretch of DNA AGGGCGACGATTGCTCGACATCTGCGTCGATGCTGACGTAGATGCAAAAGAGGAGGGCAGCATGCTCCTCGTGGAGGAAAGTGACATCACAATGAGAGCGAACCTCATCATTGTTGGAAGCGGCCAGGTAACTACGCCAGCATCGATGCTAGCTACGTCATCGTCTGTCATTgaacgttaaaattatatttttatcttttatttttatgtttctatCGATAAAACTAACATCGTTAAAATAAATGAAGTTAGATATTTCATTTTCATAACTATAGAAATGCTAATGTAATATTTTAAAGTATAGAGATCGAAACGCTAAAGAAATgccaatatataattaaccctacTTCCACAAAAACATGAGTCTATGATCACATACAAACATCAtcacataaattttaatatacatcatcacataaattttaatatataaatatacagcACTTACATTTCTAATACCCATCATAATAATAGTTTTAACAGGCTCTTAAAGAGAACTAATATCAAATAAACGTGGTGTGTGCTTagattaatgatgaaaccaagatCAATTGAAGTTAACAGCATAAACATACATGCTAAGTTTAGACTTGGGGCTAAGACAAATACACAAAGATCCAGTCCCTTGCATGCAAAGGCCATGGGTGAGGACAATATCGTCACTGCCGTGCCCTCTCATTCATCGCAGGTGTGTGACGAGAGAGAGACACCAATGGCAGACATGAAGCGAAGGAGAGGATATTTCACACAAGGAGAGGACTCTGcaagaaatttttaaaaattacgctCTATGAGAATTTCTTAcaaatatcttttaaaaaatgcaccatatatatatatatatatatatatatatatatatagaataaaCTCCTAAAATAACTTGAACCACAAAAAATGATAAGAAACGAAAAGCATCGTTAGAAAACCATTTCTTGTTACCACTTCATTTAATTAGTACATGTAGGCAAACTTAGTTGAGCCACATAACTCAAGGATCATGCACATACTACAACACTCGCAATGCATTCACCTCTTGGGATCAAATCTTTTGTACTCAGCTTATTTCCATCTTTTAATACTTGCATCGACAGGAACAGATATAACATTGCACCTTGTGATATTTATTATACAATCAGCAGGCACCTCGGGATATACGATACAGTGGTGATAGCATGAAAGGGGAGAAAAATCATataaaactcaaaaaaaaaaaaaagcaaaggaaaggaaagaaaatagaaagaaaaactgGTAAAAAAAAATAAGGATACAAATGGCTGTTAGTCTTACGAGAGAGCCGAAAGCAGAGAGCAGCTTCCCCAAGACTCTTCCTCATCCTACTAGAGACCAATAGTTACTGTACAGTATCGTTCATCTATGGTCTTCTACAAGATTCGATTACTTTGACAACTGCTGAATGAGTGTCCGGTGATATCATGTTTAGCGACACATGAAATGCCTGGCAAACCAATTCAAACACACAATATTATGTGCTGACAGGAAGTAAGAAAATAAATATACCTTAGTTGAGGAATACTAATAATTGGAAGTGTTAACGTAAAATGCTGCACATCTGAAATCTATTTGTGTATATCATTGCAACATTAAAGTAGCATCAAGATCCTAAAAGAACAGAAATAACTTATTAAATGGTAGATTATACAGTGTGTAAAACAATGTCTACAGAAGGCAACCCAGATCACAAGTGCCAAGTGATTGTAGCATATCAAATTTAAGTGTGAGAAGTCACACAATAAAGCAGCTTATGCAACATGGAGTTACAGTGGTTGCGGATACACTCACAAACACATGAAGAGTTAAAATAAAATCCTATTAGAATGATTCTCATCCCCTCAAAATTAATGAAAGCTCCAAACTGAAAAACCGGTTCCATTGACCATGATTTATGACATATAAAACCTAAAAATAAAAATCGTATATACATTCTAAAATTTGCATCTAGTGAAGGAATAAGTAACAAATCAAGCAAAATTTTATACATTCATCTAACAATATttagattaaaattaatcattcgATCATAAGTTAAAACAACTAAGATTTTAGAAGCAAACATGAATACTTTTATGCTGTCCCTTGCGTCTTGGTTTCGATGAACACAAAATATATACCAATCACTTAAACTTGGGTTCTATGTATTTTAAACGTTGTAATCATGTTTGTTGAAGACAATCTCCAATTTGGAGAATCCATGATTAAAAATAAGGTGATAGATGAGGCCTCAAGTCCTCTCACAGCATTCTAGATCAACTTTATTTTGTATTGCAACATGAGAAGAACCACTTCCCCATGTAGGAAGATAGAGGTAAATAGGAAAAAAAGAACATTTTGTTGACTTACCACAAATCTTTCTAGAACAGGAACTAGAGCATGCAAGTTCCGATTTGGAAGGCAGTTGGCAATAGCTTGGCGAAGTTTAGAACTGATGGCAGAAAATTACCATTAGCATGAGTAAATTAagttatgataaaaaataaaaatacagaaaGGTTATGCAGACCTTTCTGTTGACAGAAACCCGAGCAAAAGAGCTGCATAAGCTTCAATGATCATCATTTCAGCCTCCCGTGCTCCTTCCAACAATGACTCTTCATCATCCTGTTAACTCATTATAAAAACCAAAATCAGTAGGCTCATTGGCTAATGTGCATTCTTAACGAGGCATATAACATCATAGAGCGACATCACTGACTCAACAGTCTGTACATTTTAAGGGCTATTATAATGTAAAGAATATCAATGATCATGATCTTTCAAACTTCATAATCGGTTGAGTGGTGACTTTACAACAGTTAGATGCATCATTAAGAAATTCAAGGTGACAATTAAATTAGATTTGTTATTTGTGATAATATACTTGAACAAACAACAACGATGCAACCGCAAGTTTGTAACTTACTGTGTACTGTGCAAAATCATAAtgcaaataaaaataacaaatccTACAAAATGTTACAACTGCAAGTTTGTAACAATTACAAACTGCAAGTTTGTAATACTGTCAATGCCAATCCCAAGCCCggatgaaaaaggtggagggttgcaTTAGATCACTgacaacgtaaaactacgttagaTCCCATAAACATGAATCTTAATCTTAACCGATTTTTGTTGAGACTTTGTGGTATTGTTGTTGCATAAAGTGTGCTTCGCATCactttttttaatgttttgcCATTGAACATAATAGAATTCAGAAAAGGAATCAAatacacattttggtattataacAGAAACAAGCATAACTCTTGATGCAAGCATTATCTTGCTATATTAATCATTTCAGAAGTATCTTCAAGATAAATTTGTCATGTCAATATACCTAATCTAATAAATACCCATTATATGAAGCGTTAGCTTACACATAGAGAAGGTTTTTCGTCTTTAGCCTCCCCATTTCCTTGATTTTCCATAAATATGGAGCACAACAATGGAATTGCATCCCTTTGTGGCTCCACGTTTACTGATTTTCCTGGTCGACTTACTGAAACACGAGCTGCTGCAAGACGTGATCTGCAGAGTAGATATAATTAatgtaataaataataaaaaaattagccTAGCATATGTAAACTAATGCTCTAATATGAatcaaagaaaattaaaaattataaaaaacagaaaagtgaaaaaTAAGAGAACAGGATAAATTTTGTATTGGTGAAATATAATAGGCTTTTGTGACAATGAAACTTGATCAATTGCCAAGAACcctcactcactctctctctgtctctctcatgTTCATGTGCACCTTTTATGCAGCGGAACTAAGGTTGATAGCCTAAAAAAGAAAAGGATTCATAATCATATCTACTACTTGTAACATCAAACAAGGCTATCTTTTTTCCATTTTGCCATCTCAGGCTCCTCCATGACTTGCCATCTAGGTTTTTGAATCATAAATATGTTCTACAATAACAATTTAGCACAGCCTTAGTCTCTTTCAGGCCATGCAAATATCAGAAGATTTTGTATTTGTTCGCTGACTCCAAAATCAGATCATAGTTCCTCCAACATTCAATGCACTTTTAAGCAGGCTTTACTCTTACCTCATAGCTTAATGGGCATTTGATTGAGTTGTAGATACATGCATATGTCTATTCAAGAATATATGCCTCTCTTATGAAATTCCTATTGCTCACATGTCATGGAATTTGCTGAAGTCCAAAATAAACTAATCAATTACTAGGACATCTAAGTTATTGAAACCAAACTTGCATGACTACATCATGCTTTCCATATTTTGGTGTTAATACGAGGACAAAAAGACATAACTTGATAATTGGTGTTGGCAAAGTAGTCCTGCCCAATTTATACCACAATTCTTATCATGTTGTTATGGCTGTGCTTGTTTGGTCGAACCAGGCGGTTGTATTTGCTTGCTATAGAAAACATTTGCAGTTGCTCCTTTTTTTATTTGGTTATGGGGGAGGAGGGTTagttttttgtatgaaagccaTTGCAGATTTCAGATAATAGATTTCTCcaataagattaaaaaattattcttGCATCACTTGTGGTTGTTTAAACACCTTTTTCCACAGAATGCATGCTAAGATGACAGGTCCTTTATGCATAGTTTCatgctttctttttgtttttctttcctcTAAGTCTTCATTGGTTATTTATTCTCTCTGTAActtctttgttttcttctccaaaCAAAGTACATATACTATTTAATTATTCTCCAAAAGTATATAATATTACGGAATAGAAGATGACCTGTTTTGACTATCCTTCTCCACTAGGTTCACAAGCAAGCCCAATATAGCTACCAATAAATCCAATTCATGATCACTGAGATGTCTGTTGTTCAGATGACAGTTACTGTTATGTTGGTTGGTAGATAAGGTGCTCTCGTTCACTTTGCTGTTTGTTTGAAACGAACAGTCAAATGATGGAAAATGGCTAACTATTAAAGAAACCATAGTATGCAGTCCACCACATGCAGCAATTTGCTGACACCCTACAGAGTTGTCATTTGTTAAGTTCATCAGAACCTGCAAGTTAAACACACAGCTCTAAATTATTACACAAGGACCAAAATGAATAACAATTCATAAAAATGACATGAAAATAATTTGACTGCATTTGTAAATTCATGCAGAGGCAGAGAGAGAAAGACACTTGTTTTTAGCAGGTAAAGTAATAAAAATAACAGTGGAAGCTTAGCAAACAATTTCTGGCAGCCAACATAGCAAATAAAAAACACTTCAGGTAAATCTTCACACATCTGAAAAGTGCATACTTTCCCACATCTGGATAAGTTTATCCTTTACCACATTTGGAAAAGTCATCTCTGGATTGTAACATTCATAGAATCAAATCATCAGTAACTTAAGAGGTCAGACCAACACTTGTTTAGATATCAAAATGAAAATCAGTTGGCCTACATATGCTCAAAGTTGCACTAAAGGGGAACCAAATGTTAGCAGTTCCAACAAAATCGATAAAACACACACCAAGATGGTTCCCGATAATTAGTCTAGTAGGACAACAAGATTATTTCCGTTCCCAATGAATGAACTTTCTGGGATCTGCATGCTCCTTTTGCAAGATATAATTTGGTTAGGAAATAACCATTTGAACCGATGGAAGGCTAGGGAACAACaaatttataaaagaaaagtATGAAAAATTGAAAACATGAAATCATTAAATCATAATTATGACCAAGCATCACTTCATGTCAATTTGTCTAGTAATtaaagtaactaagtagagaagtcttGAAAAGCATTACTTAATATGCTAGCTAAGATAGCTTAACAAGTCCCACCCCAGTATGAAGTGACcataaaaatcatgtttgtgATACTTTAATCATTGGTATCATAATCCACCATTGTTCAACCCCAACAGGGGATGTCAATGACCTTCATTTTCTGTTCGACCATAGACCAATGCATCTCCAAAGAATAAAAGGACCCAGGAAAGTCATAGGCTTATTGGTTCATTCCTAACAAAATTCTAGTAAGCTGCAGTAATGTTAGATGGTAATGATTCAATTTTTTTCAGAGACTAGTGATTCTATTGGCAAAACAAATCTGATACTTAAAGTGAACTGATTTATAAGGGAACAACAAATAAAATAACATACAAAATAGGAAAAAGTATTTGTAATTGTATTATAACAAAATTGACTTAttgaaataaataataagcaTATTTTAAGACAATAGAATCAAAATTGACCTACTGAAATTTATACATGCCCTATCCTTAACCATTCATGTACAACAGCTGCTCCAGTTTTTTGGGTATTTGAGTCTACCTGACATGCTTAGGCCAAAATAAGGTGCTCGTCACTATAGATGGGTACAGGAAAATAGGTATCCAGTTCAGATTCAATAAGGCAGGAAGAAATTCACAAGTAACTTTTCCTTTTCATAACCCAAGATTCTGACCTGGAAACCGTCAAACAAAAACCCCTAGACAAAAATGATACCAACTAATTATGTCTAAAGTAACATTTTACTAGTTACTCAGCAGTTTAAGATTGTTGGCCTGCTGGGTATGACCCTTGCaggaaaaaaaataattgattcATTTTGGCCTTTAAATATCTGTACTTAAACATTATAAACAACAAATGCATATTATGGTACACCATATCAGTATAACAATCATCTCAAAGATTTCAAATTTCCCATAAAAGAAACAAATGATATCAGTAAATTAGTACTAAAATGATTGCATATTTAGATAAGAATACAACTATTTTGCTTTCAGCATATAAGTAAATAAGCCAACCATATCATTTACTTGACATCATTTGCTGCATGTGTATGTTTGTTTGCTTACACAGGACAACAACAACTAAATACGGACCATTCAATTACCTTCACTGAAGTGAGGAGACAGTCTTCCGCAAGGCTTGAATCTTCATCAATTCCTGATGGATGAGACTTTGCACAATTCTTGTGATTTTCTTCATTTGTTAATTGACTCAAAACATCATCTGTAGTAATTATTGGGAGTTCACACCCATCCAAAAGTTCTTTATTTGGTAAATCACCTTCATGATCCTGAGTTTTCGTTTTCTTCTTTGCCAACAATTCCCATTTGGAAGGTTTTAAGTCACCTTCATCAAATGCAAAAGGATCATTTATGTCCATTTCACAATTGCCTTTATCATCTTTTGGCATATGAGGTCTTCTAGACATGCTATCAGAGCTCATTGTTGCACCATTGGATTTTATAGAGATCCATCGATTTGAAATCCTAAAAGAATTCATCTTCGAACCACTAGAATTAACTTTTGCCTTCAAAGTATTACCATTCATACAGCCACCTCCGATAGATCTATTAATTACATCATATGAAACAGAGGCGGAAAAATCAATTGCCATTTCTGAACCAGAATGAGAAACTTCTAATTGGGTATAAGATGATTTCTGTCGTTTATGACATATCTTTATGATGTTCACTTCAGACTCCCTGTCAACACCAGAACACCCAGCATAATAACTATCTGGTGGCTCATCACTGTTATCTGCCAAAATAGAAGAAAATATACTGACGATGACAAGCAACAATAATTTACAGACAAATTATAATAGCAAACGTAAGTAAAAGGTATCTAAAAGACATTTTGAGCAAGAAGTTTTGATTCACTAATAAAAAAGCAACCAGTATCCTGGAGTAATTACTGACAATGATGATTTACATACTCTACCAGCGGCCAAGCTTAATGACAATATATAAATTGCAATATACTTTAAAAATAATCTTACTAGGCATATTCATAATAACTTAAAACTAGAATATTAGAAACATCACCCCAAGGATCACGTACAAAATCAAGAACTGCTTTTCAAAACtttgataataaattattttcaatacaTGCCCTTTTTTAAGGAAAAAATTTTCATCCCCACATAGATTTAATGTAGTAACAACAGATGACCAAGAAAATGCTAACACTACaataatatcaagaatcatcttcCACATATTTGCAAAAGAGTAATATTCAGATCTTGAGCCAAATTAAGATCCaaggaaatgaaaaaaaaaaaaaaaagaatgacacAAATTTGATTGTTATATGATGAATAACAGTTTGCTCAAATATTATATAATCCCCCTATATAGTatctttgataaaaataaaaaaaaacctttctatcaaatgagaaaaaaagcAGAAAAGGCTGCATAAGATTAGCTAAAAGAGATCCAGAAAATCCAAGTACCTTTCAGTTCTTGGTTCACTTGAAGACTCTGATATTCAGAAATTAACTTCTCTTTGTTTGAAATGCTGAATTTACCCTGGAGCAAAGAAAAATCTGTAGTGCAATACAAAATAAACCAACAGAAACATCAATAAGTACCAGTGCAATAATTTGTTTTTTCCAGTGAGATTGAACAAAAGCACATGAAAAGGTCTGATCAGTTAGCACATGACAGAGACCTGAAAATAACTTAATGGCACTGATGATGACCCCAACAAAAGAAAGTTGTACGCCACCATAGTTCGACTTGTGTTTCATCTCAAGTAAATGACTCtgttaaaaaataaaacaaaatgtgTACAGTTAGAAGATAATCATAGAAACAAAATACAAAATTAGTCACTTGTAAGGCTGATACAGTACCTGATTATCCTTACTTAAGAATGTTGCATTCTCCATAATTTTCAAACATTTTAAGAGAAGTAGCATACTTTGCAACACTGATTCATCTTTAGAATGTGACAACAATGATGAGCTGTGCCATGTCTACAACATCAAGCAtgccatagtcaacacattgcaagGACACTAGAAAAAGTACGATGTCGATTCAATCATAGATATTTAGAAAAAGGATCTTGCTATGTAGTTATCTCAGGAAAACTCATGTTGATACTGATATTGACATTCCATGTGCTCATGTGAAAGTTAAGCCCATCCATGCATGTATGAACTAAAGTGGCTACGCTGCTACAATATACAATGACAACATAAACAGAATATATCTTTAATTAATCAAACTTCATATGGCTCATAAATAACACAGAAAATAACAACAACCCATCCAAAAAAGTAATAAGGTTTAGAAACAACAAAGCATATAGCTAGAAATTAAACATTAATGATCCAACAACAAATAATGCTAAAACTTTAAATACCACCACATAATTCaacttcaaaaaatattttaccaACTTATAACACAATAAGCAAAACTCTATCAAGCAATAATGTCTCCAGCATTTCTATTGAACAGATTACTAATGTATATTAAGTAACAAAAGGAAGTTCTTAACAACACAAAAGAGTTGATGCTTGTCTGTGAGTCAGCATTATTAATTGTCATCACATGCTCGCATTTTCTCATCAATATGACACTAGCTATCATGTCCTCTTCTTTTGGAAATTGCTTATTGGCACCCTTCTATAATTCCAAAGCCAGATGCAGAATCGAAGCACAAATCACAACAATATAGAAGAATCAGATATGAACACTTGTTGAAATCATATTGCTCCCTATAGTCTAATAcacatttattataaaaaaaaatcagtaaAGTAAATTCAAATCTCATCTCACCTCCAAGGTGGAGTGGCAACTAGCAAGAACATCAAAGATTGCATCAAGTCCACCAAGCTCTCTCAACTTTTCTTTAAATTCTCGCCCAGGCATTTTCACCATATCACACGTGTCTAAAAACAATATGTCAGCAGCAAATTAACGACAATGATATGCAAAAGAAAATGTACAGCAACAGTGAAACAGCATCTAAACCAATAACCATAATAGACCAATCAGAAAAAGTTAATTATCAGATGTGTAAACATTTAtcccaatatttttttaatcttatttctccAAACAGTGCAACAGACTAATCTATTAAGCAATATGGTTGTTTGGTAAAATGTTGAGACCCTATTTTTGGAGCAAACGTAACACTATAATGGCTAAGCTCCTAGATAGTCATAAGTTTTTAAACACCAGCTGGACCTATATGTGTTGACCAGTATTTATCGATCTGCATATCAgctcatatttatttttttaaattatattcaaCAGTACTAGGTGGTACAGGTCAGTGTACCGCCTGGTTTACTGATATTTTATCAGTCCAAAAGGAAACTGAAATCGGTATTGAAATGGCAATTTGTGCAGACAGAATTTATGGATTGTAACAGACCACAAGAAAGCAGTCCACCTAATCAAGCATATAACAAAGCACAGCAACAATGTTAAGCATATATTGAAACTAACCCTACCTTCAAATGATACAGTAGATAAACATGCTTTTTCAATGGTCAATAATGCTAT from Musa acuminata AAA Group cultivar baxijiao chromosome BXJ2-11, Cavendish_Baxijiao_AAA, whole genome shotgun sequence encodes:
- the LOC135626780 gene encoding wings apart-like protein 1 isoform X2 produces the protein MIVRTYARRAARCGAGRTSSDPILLDSSDADGEPDSAAGELLDLPFSQDSSHGRHAHAHAAFSSQDSSSPWSLNPFDLPDDPPTLAPSLFSPSLGPPNEPHGSDGTRTGRRGAERDLASAVTTATLMEAQEFGEMMEHVDEVNFALDGLRPGHPVRVQRASLLSLLSACETAQQRRLLRVQGMAKRIIDAILGLNLDDSPSTVAAAALFYVLASDVQDDNLLDTPSCIGFLLKLLKPTVPSVNRDKAASFGSKLLGKRKPQVVGSSYKGLDSTAKAIVSKVSEILLSCKEIKAGHGNDEATERPELSPKWIALLTIEKACLSTVSFEDTCDMVKMPGREFKEKLRELGGLDAIFDVLASCHSTLETWHSSSLLSHSKDESVLQSMLLLLKCLKIMENATFLSKDNQSHLLEMKHKSNYGGVQLSFVGVIISAIKLFSDFSLLQGKFSISNKEKLISEYQSLQVNQELKDNSDEPPDSYYAGCSGVDRESEVNIIKICHKRQKSSYTQLEVSHSGSEMAIDFSASVSYDVINRSIGGGCMNGNTLKAKVNSSGSKMNSFRISNRWISIKSNGATMSSDSMSRRPHMPKDDKGNCEMDINDPFAFDEGDLKPSKWELLAKKKTKTQDHEGDLPNKELLDGCELPIITTDDVLSQLTNEENHKNCAKSHPSGIDEDSSLAEDCLLTSVKVLMNLTNDNSVGCQQIAACGGLHTMVSLIVSHFPSFDCSFQTNSKVNESTLSTNQHNSNCHLNNRHLSDHELDLLVAILGLLVNLVEKDSQNRSRLAAARVSVSRPGKSVNVEPQRDAIPLLCSIFMENQGNGEAKDEKPSLCVS
- the LOC135626780 gene encoding wings apart-like protein 2 isoform X1; this encodes MIVRTYARRAARCGAGRTSSDPILLDSSDADGEPDSAAGELLDLPFSQDSSHGRHAHAHAAFSSQDSSSPWSLNPFDLPDDPPTLAPSLFSPSLGPPNEPHGSDGTRTGRRGAERDLASAVTTATLMEAQEFGEMMEHVDEVNFALDGLRPGHPVRVQRASLLSLLSACETAQQRRLLRVQGMAKRIIDAILGLNLDDSPSTVAAAALFYVLASDVQDDNLLDTPSCIGFLLKLLKPTVPSVNRDKAASFGSKLLGKRKPQVVGSSYKGLDSTAKAIVSKVSEILLSCKEIKAGHGNDEATERPELSPKWIALLTIEKACLSTVSFEDTCDMVKMPGREFKEKLRELGGLDAIFDVLASCHSTLETWHSSSLLSHSKDESVLQSMLLLLKCLKIMENATFLSKDNQSHLLEMKHKSNYGGVQLSFVGVIISAIKLFSDFSLLQGKFSISNKEKLISEYQSLQVNQELKDNSDEPPDSYYAGCSGVDRESEVNIIKICHKRQKSSYTQLEVSHSGSEMAIDFSASVSYDVINRSIGGGCMNGNTLKAKVNSSGSKMNSFRISNRWISIKSNGATMSSDSMSRRPHMPKDDKGNCEMDINDPFAFDEGDLKPSKWELLAKKKTKTQDHEGDLPNKELLDGCELPIITTDDVLSQLTNEENHKNCAKSHPSGIDEDSSLAEDCLLTSVKVLMNLTNDNSVGCQQIAACGGLHTMVSLIVSHFPSFDCSFQTNSKVNESTLSTNQHNSNCHLNNRHLSDHELDLLVAILGLLVNLVEKDSQNRSRLAAARVSVSRPGKSVNVEPQRDAIPLLCSIFMENQGNGEAKDEKPSLCDDEESLLEGAREAEMMIIEAYAALLLGFLSTESSKLRQAIANCLPNRNLHALVPVLERFVAFHVSLNMISPDTHSAVVKVIESCRRP